Proteins found in one Streptomyces sp. NBC_00461 genomic segment:
- a CDS encoding isopenicillin N synthase family dioxygenase has product MPTRATSPVPPRVPTIDLRPWLSGDPEARAGIAKTVDEALRTAGFLLVTGHGVDPALRSSIREAARTFFRQPVDAKQPYAAKVGGRGWLGPGAEANGYSEGTETPPDLKESLTFATHEPFEDPVVNAEWYAPNVWPAQAPGLRALCEEYLERMADLEKLLLSLLGEALGLEPDFFSRHMDHPTYGFNINWYPGTEVVGEPQPGQFRIGPHTDFGTVTILDRQAGKGGLQVYTDPADGGVGWEDAPYDPDAFTINIGDLMARWTGDRWRSGRHRVLPPPADAPAEELMSLVYFGECTPGTIVESVPAPVGRVAYEPVDSHVYLREKLDSITVG; this is encoded by the coding sequence ATCCCCACCCGAGCCACGTCCCCCGTCCCGCCGCGTGTCCCCACGATCGATCTGCGGCCCTGGCTGTCCGGCGATCCCGAGGCCCGCGCGGGGATCGCCAAAACCGTCGACGAGGCCCTGCGGACCGCCGGGTTCCTGCTGGTCACCGGGCACGGCGTGGACCCGGCACTGCGTTCCTCGATCCGGGAGGCCGCCCGTACGTTCTTCCGGCAGCCCGTCGACGCCAAGCAGCCGTACGCGGCGAAGGTCGGCGGCCGCGGCTGGCTCGGGCCGGGCGCGGAGGCCAACGGCTACTCGGAGGGCACCGAGACCCCGCCGGACCTGAAGGAGTCGCTGACCTTCGCCACGCACGAGCCCTTCGAGGACCCGGTGGTCAACGCGGAGTGGTACGCGCCCAACGTGTGGCCGGCCCAGGCGCCCGGACTCCGGGCGCTGTGCGAGGAGTACCTGGAGCGGATGGCCGACCTGGAGAAGCTGCTCCTCTCCCTCCTCGGTGAGGCCCTCGGCCTCGAACCGGACTTCTTCTCCCGGCACATGGACCACCCGACGTACGGCTTCAACATCAACTGGTACCCGGGCACCGAGGTGGTCGGCGAGCCGCAGCCGGGCCAGTTCCGCATCGGCCCGCACACCGACTTCGGGACGGTCACGATCCTGGACCGGCAGGCGGGCAAGGGCGGACTGCAGGTCTACACGGACCCCGCGGACGGAGGTGTCGGCTGGGAGGACGCCCCGTACGACCCCGACGCCTTCACCATCAACATCGGTGATCTGATGGCCCGTTGGACCGGCGACCGCTGGCGCTCGGGCCGCCACCGCGTGCTGCCGCCGCCCGCGGACGCGCCGGCCGAGGAGCTGATGTCCCTCGTCTACTTCGGCGAGTGCACACCGGGCACGATCGTGGAGTCCGTACCGGCGCCGGTGGGGCGGGTGGCGTACGAGCCGGTGGACTCGCACGT
- a CDS encoding nucleoside deaminase encodes MRGMDHAQARTWLATAVEEARAGWAEGGIPIGAALYGADGTLLGRGRNRRVQDDDPSMHAETAAFRASGRQRSYRGTTMVTTLSPCWYCSGLVRQFGISRVVVGEAATFHGGHDWLAEHGVEIVLLDDPECIGMMRDFVTNHPALWNEDIGE; translated from the coding sequence ATGAGAGGCATGGATCACGCACAGGCACGCACGTGGCTCGCGACCGCGGTCGAGGAGGCCCGTGCCGGGTGGGCGGAGGGCGGCATCCCGATCGGCGCCGCCCTCTATGGCGCCGACGGCACCCTCCTCGGCCGCGGCCGCAACCGGCGCGTCCAGGACGACGACCCGTCGATGCACGCGGAGACGGCCGCGTTCCGCGCGTCGGGACGGCAGCGGTCGTATCGCGGTACGACCATGGTGACCACCCTCTCGCCGTGCTGGTACTGCTCCGGTCTGGTCCGCCAGTTCGGCATCTCACGCGTCGTGGTCGGCGAGGCGGCCACCTTCCACGGCGGGCACGACTGGCTGGCCGAGCACGGCGTGGAGATCGTGCTGCTCGACGACCCCGAGTGCATCGGCATGATGCGCGACTTCGTCACCAACCATCCGGCACTGTGGAACGAGGACATCGGTGAGTGA